ATACATAAACAGAATAAAATTAAAGACGATTTTAGATTGCAACAGCAATACTTTAAAAATTCTATCATTGTATCTGCTGATACAATTAGTTCAATGATAAAAAAGAGTAAAGATAAAGATGGTCGATCTACACTTTTCTGGGAGGAATTTTATAAAAAATATGGTGATGGATTTTGTACACTCAGCAAACCTTTATTCTCTAAAAATCATCAAATTGTAATTATCAGCAGTGGCTATCATTGTGGAGGATTATGTGGTGGCGGTGGAACTTATATTTTAAAAAAAGTTGACTCCAATTGGAAAGTCATCGCTACAATCAGGAATTGGGTAAGTTAAGCTGCGCACAACAGCGGTTTCACGCAATTGCTGCTTCCCTTGTAAAATGAACCGCCTTTTTCCATAACTTCGTCTTGTCCAGCCGAGAGTACTCAGCTTCGAAAGCCGCAACTGACGTGAAGCCGCCGGACGTTAGCAGCAACCAACCCGAAAATCATGTATAAACCATGAGAAAACTTTCACTTCTAATAACTTTTCTATTATTTGCATGTCATTCCAGTGATAAAAAAATAGAACGACAACAGATTGGTATCGTATATAAAAGCGATATTTATGAAGTCATCAAGTCTTTCACAAAATGTAATTCAAACAGTAGTATTTATTTAACTGAAGAGGATTATTCGTACTTTAGGGAAGGGCCAATGAATCTTATGGAAACTATTAAAGTAAAAGCCGATTCAATATACACGAATGAAGATTTTAAATTCATTGAAAAACAAATAGCCAGTTCTAAAATTTTCAGGTTAAATGCAGATCTACTTAATTGCAAACAAGTTATTTCAACAGATACACTTGATAAACTACATTCTCAAAGTGAAAACATTGATGATTTTTGGAGAAATCTAAGGCAAAAATTCGGGAAAGATATTTCTCTAGAAAGCATTGGACTTCCGCTGTTTTCAAAAAATAAAGAATATGTAATTTTTTCAAGTACAACTTATTGGGGACCTCATTCAATGGGAAGTAATACAACAATTTATAAAAAAATAAATAATAAATGGGAGCGTGTCCGTTCATTAGCCGGTTGGGTTACATAATTTGGCTGCTGCTAACAGCGGTTTCACGCAATTGCTGCTCACTTTGTAAAATGAACTACCTTTTTCCATAACTTCGTCCTGTCCACGCCGAGAATACTAAGTTACAAAAGCCGCAACTGACGTGAAGCCGCCGGACGTTATATGCCAGCTTATGCGCGATGTACCTAAAATCAACTTCCAAAAAATGAAACGAAGAGTATTTTTCGTCGTTTCGCTTTTTATAGTTTCACTTTTTATAGTTGCTTCATGCACTGAAAAGAAAGTTGATTTAGGAATTATCAGAAAAACACATAAACCAAGTCCTAATCTTATTTCTTTCGATCTCAAATACAATTTATCCAAAGAAGACAGAACGAACAGAAACTTTACGAAACTTAGTTCAAGAAAGTTCGATCTTGAAATTGACACGATAAAATATACTAGAGATGAGATTTACATTTCTTATTTATCGACAATGACAGGCTGTATTGAGTATGCTGGTGATTTTGATATAAAAGGTGATTCGTTAAATCTAAAATTAATACAGTTGAATAATGTCGTGTGTCCAGAAGTTGAAGTAGCCAGAGTAATCTATAAAATTCGAAATCCTAAGAATATCCAATATAAAATTTCTAAACCTGAATTTGGTAAGTATGGCGAACCAAACCAAAAATAAAGCCGGCATATAACAGCGGTTTCACGCAATTGCTACTTTCTTTGTAAAATGTAGCCGCTTTTTCCATAACTTTGTTTCGTCCAGCCGAGAGTACTCAGTTCCAAAAGCCGCAACTGACGTGAAGCCGCCGGACGTTAGCTGTAATGTTTGAAAAATTCACGTCCAATTAACGATTTCCAAGCGCAATAAAATGAACAGACTCCAAAAATTGTTTTCTAAAATACTTCGTAAAAAGCATTTGACAAACTCTAATTCTGATAAGTCTTTTGACGAAATTTACAATGACTTGGGGTGTTTTAAATATGATGAAGTTGGATTTATTCTTGACTATGAAAACTTTAATGCTTCCGTAAAGTGGGATGAAATCACACAACTTAATGTGTACAAAAAAGACTTAATAACTATCGATCAGATTGAAATGCAAATTGTTGCTGGACAAAAATATTTTACCATCAGCGAAGAGTTGCCTGGATGGTTTCAATTTATCATAAAAACGAAAGAAATGTTTCCCACCATTCCTAAAGATTGGGATATGAAAATAATTAATCCACCTTTCCAAGCTAACTTTACGACAATCTATGAAAAGCCGAGTCAAAATTAACACTACAGCTAACAGCGGTTTCACGCAATTGCTGCTTCCCTTGTAAAATGAACTTCTTTTTTCCATAACTTCGTTTTGTCCAGCCGAGAATACTCAGCTTCGAAAGCCGCAACTGACGTGAAGCCGCCGGACGTTGTGCGCAATAGCTCTGCGAACGGACTCAAAATAAACATTGGAATGAAATCAAAAGTAATGTATATCGAGAATAAAACAGAAGGCCATCATGGTCCAGCTTGGATCGGAAAAGTTGAATTCTCAAAATCTGGTCAAACTGTTTACTTTGACAATAAGGCACTTAAAAAACTTAAAATACAGGAATTAGTGGTAACCATTTTGATGTAGAAACCGGAGAAGAATACTGGATCTCTGGCGTAAAAAAAAATGGAACTGATCGACATAAATTTGGAGGAGGAAAAGTAATGCTTGATAAAAATTCCATCGAAGATTATCTTATGCTTGTGGACTTCGATGTCATTGATGAAAATAAATTTATTATCGTAGAGTTCCGCAAAACCGACAAAACCGTTTTAATGAAATAGAGAATGCTGAAATCGATTTTAAAAATGCAGATATCAGATCCCAGTATTTAGACAATAACCACAAAAAGTTAGTCTAAAAATTGCTACTGCGCACAACAGCGGTTTCACGCAATTGCTACTTTTCTTGTAAAATGAACCGCCTTTTTCCATAACTTCGTCATGTCTCGCCGAGAGTACTCAGTTCCAAATGCCGCAACTGACGTGAAGCCGCCGGACGTTACAGGCAATTGCTCCGTGTCCGAAATGACGATTTTCGTAATTGAATGGCTCGGCTTGTGTAATCACAAATTAACTTCTCTCCTATTTTTCAAAGAGCAACTTTGTGGCTCAGCTTTGAAACCTTGGCCGGGATTTTTCTGGTCTCCATTTACTTTTCTTCTTGCCGAGAAATCTCTGCGAAGCTCAATTGGGCTGTATTGCTGCTTAAGTCTTTGTCAATTTCTTTGTCTTGAAAAATGCTGAAAATTTCCTTTTCAAAATTCTAAACTTTAACCTGGATCTCAAAAAAACTATCGCAGTAGAAATTCTTTGTGGTTACTTTGCGTGATTTTGCGCTTGTGTCGCAACAGCCTGTAACAGCGGCTTCACGCAATTGCTGCTTCCCTTGTAAAATCAACTTCTTTTTTCCATAACTTCGTCTTGTCCAGCCGAGAATACTCAGTTCCAAAAGCCGCAACTGACGTGAAGCCGCCGGACGTTATGTGATATCGCTTGAAAATCGTCCTCATATGAAAATAACTTCTCTTCTTATCAGCTTACTTTTTTTAGTTTTTTATTCGTCATACTCAGAAAAAGAAATCATCCTCGAAAGAACTTGGGTTTTTAAAAGCTATGATAGCAAAAGTCAAACTTTTTCGTACTATCAGCGGTCAAAATTCTCTAAAAGTAAACCAGGAATACAATTTATAAAAGAAGGTAAATTAAAGGTAAAACAAAGCACAGGTAATTGCGGTACAATTTTTCCTGGTGAAAAAATAGATTACGAAATTGTAGACGGTACTTGGGAAAAACTTACTGACTCAATTATTGTTCTTAAACATCCTCTTTGGGATAAAAATTATACGGAGAAATTTAAAATAGTTGAACTCACAAAAAACAAGTTAGTAACACGTATTTTACCTTAATTGCGACATCACATAACAGCGGTTTCACGCAATTGCTGCTTTTCGTGTAAAATGTAACACCTTTTTCCATAACTTCGTTCTGTCCAGCCGAGAGTACTCAGTTCCAAAAGCCGCAACTGACGTGAAGCCGCCGGACGTTAGCCGTAATTCTCGAGAAAATTGAAACGCAAATGAAATATCTGAAAATAATAATACCGTTAGCAATTTTCGCCCTAATTTGTTTTGAAGTGAATAATGCCGAGAATAGTTTTTCGGAATATGAAGATAAAGTATTGCATAATAATGTGAATATAAAAGGTGTAATTAGTTCAGTAAAGCGTTCAAATAATCATTGTTTTGCGGTATGGAAAATCGACAATGTTAAAAGCAATATTGCTTATTTTCGTTCCAATACTAACGAGCAATATTTTCCTTATGTAATAAAAAATAAGAAAGCTGAGATTTATCTAGAACTTTGTGACACTCTGGTAATTGGAGACAGCATTGAATTAGATTCGAATAATCTTTTGGTGAAAATTACGGGGAAAAATAATATTGAACGAAGTATTGGACTGGTTACTGAAAGCTATAATATTTCATTTATAAAAAAGAATACTCAGTTTCCAAATTAGAACTACGGCTAACAGCGGTTTCACGCAATTGCTCCTAACCTTGTGAAATGAAATTCTTTTTTCCATACCTTCGTTCTGTCCAGCCGAGAGTACTCAGTTCCAGAAGCCGCAACTGACGTGAAGCCGCCGGACGTTACCTGATATTTTAAGGCGTCCGAAGTAGAAATTAACGATTAAAAAACATTGTACTATGATTAAAAAGCTTGTGGTAATAAATCTCTTTATTTTGTTTCTGCCGTTCTTTCAAACCTGCTCTGATGATAATATCTCACATAACAAACTTTTAAAAAACAGCCCTCTTTCTGAGGTTGTAGATGAGAATGCTACTGAAGTTTCAGAAAATGAAAAGGAATTTAATTACACGTTTGAAGAGCTTACGTTAAAAAAGCAAGAAACCATTAAGAATTTTAATGATGCTAAACAGGACCTAATGGTCAATGGTTACGAAGCTGGATTTATTTTTATTAGTGACTTACCAAGTCCACCATGGGTATTATTGCCATATACAATTTCAATCATACTAATTTTTTCGTTAGTCATATTTTCATTTCTTAAAAATTATAGAGCAGTTTTTTTTGTAGGTATAGCAAATCTATTAATGCTATCCATACCTCTTCTACTACTCTATTTAGGAAAAATATTTGATGATATAAATCAAATTCAAATAGGATATTATTTACTGTTTTACAATTTGATATTAATCATCTTTGAATCAATGTCCCTGCTAAAAAGTAAAAACATCAGGTAACAGCGGTTTCACGCAATTGCTGCTTCCCTTGTAAAATGAACCACCTTTTTCCATAACTTCGTTCTGTCCAGCCGAGAGTACTCAGTTCCAAATGCCGCAACTGACGTGAAGCCGCCGGACGTTAGCGGCAAGCTCAAAAAAATCGCGCAATATGATTCTACTTTTAGATCTTGACGGAACACTCACAGATACTGCTCATGAAAAGTTTAAGCCTTTAAAAGATGGTCTTGAGGAAACTGATGTTAATCAAATTCCAATAATTTCTGGAGCAAAGGAATTTGTAAGAGAATTAATCGAACAAGGACATAATCCAATAATAATTTCAGATAGTCATCCAAAATATGTAAATAAAATTGCCGAGAATATTTTTAATATTCCAGCATTAAGCCTTTCTCAAAAGCCTAATCCTTCAAAAACATTAATTTATTTGCAAGATACAGTTCCTGAATGGAATATTGACAATACTATTGTTGTCGGCGACACATGGTTAGATATAGAATTAGGAAGGGTTTTAAATTTAAAAACAATACTCACCTCATTTTATAAAGCAACAAGTGTAGAAAACAGAGATGGGATTGGACAAGATTGGAAACATTTAAAAAGTGGCTCAACTTATTATGCATCAACATTTAATGACATTATTGAAATCATTAAAAATCCATTACAAAATCTCTTAGCGGTTGAGGCAATTTTTCAAAATTTCAATTCTTCAAAGGCTGTGAAGTTCAAGACAACAAAATATGCTGATCGATTTATTGCATATCGAGCTTTAGGTAGGCAACAAAACGGTGAATGTGATAAATATGCTGTTACTGATAAATATTTTGAATTTCACAGACCAGATAGGTCAAGAGAAACTTTACTAAAACTTGCTAACGCAAGTTCTAATTTCATTTCCCATGTTCAGGAAAGTATGCCATCAATTATATGGGACTATTTCACATATGTTTCTGATAAAACTACTACTCAGCCTCCAAATAAATTATATGAGCTATTTGAACTTGTTCAAACAAATGTAGACAAGTTAAAATTAATTAATTGGAAGGACGAGGTTGAAGGCAGCATAAGGAATCAACAAGATTATCAAAGGCGAAAAGAATTTGTTGACAATTATATTTTCCTTAATGATAGCATTGACTTGAAGGACAAAAATGTAATTATTATAGACGATCAATTTACAACAGGTGGAACGGCATATTCAATTTGCGGAAAGTTTATACAGAAAGGCGCAAAAAACATTTTATTTATTACATTATTCTATTTAACTTCAAATGTTCATAGTGAAAAAATATGTCCTAAATGTGGAACCAAACTACAAGTGAAAATTAACAGAACAAAAGGAACAAAATTTTTATCTTGTACTCCTAAACAATATGGAGGCATTGGTTGCGGAGATTATATATTTAACATCATTTAAAAATGAGAAATAGCACTAAAATCACAGGAATAATTGCACTGGCAAATCTTAAAGGCATTGGCCCCGCATTTGTTAAAAAAGCTATTTCGAATAATTGTTTTAATTCTTCAAATTATGTAGAAGAAATCAAACGCATTATAGAACCAAACAATAAATTTTTTGAAGACGATATTATTTTCGAATCTGTTGAATATGCAAAGGAAATAATTTTTAAATGTCAACAAGAAAATATAGAAATTATTGATTTGACAAGTGAGGATTATCCTCCAATTCTTAAAGAACTAAAGGATGCTCCATCTATTCTTTATTGTAAAGGTAATTTAGAACTACTTTATCAGAATACTATCTGCATAATTGGTACTCGCGAACCAAATGAAAATGGCGAAAAAATCGCTGAACGAATTGGCTCTTATTTTTCTCAAGTAAACTGGAACATCTGTAACGGTTTGGCTCAAGGAATTGATAGTTTTGCAATTCAAAAAAACAATAACTTTCATCAAAAGATTATTGGCGTTTTAGCTGGCGGGCTTAATTATAATTCAAAAAAAACTCTTTTGAAAAGAACAGCTGAAAATGCCGAAAGAACATTAGAAAGCGGAGGTTTATTAATATCCGAAATACCACCCGACAAAAAAGAAGACACTTTTACCGTAGTTAAATCTTGTAGAATTCAAGCTGGACTATCCAAAGGACTTGTAATAATTCAAAGTTCAATCGATGGAGGTTCGAGATTTACTACTAAAGCATTTTGTGAAACTGCTCGACCAATTGCAATAATCAATCCTATCCAAGCCGATTATACTAATTTAAATTACAATGCCAATATTGAGATTATTGAAAATAAGAAAAAAGGACTTTCCAAATTTACCGAAATAAAAGAAGACAAAATTTTGACTAGTACCATCTTTACGATAAAGTCAAGAGATGATTACCAAGAGTTTGAAAACATTTTGAATTCTGAAAAACAAATTATCAAACACACGACCCTATTTAGTTGAAACATGAGAGCCAGCCGCTAACAGCGGTTTCACGCAATTGCTGCTTTCCTTGTAAAATGAACCACCTTTTTTCCATAACTTCGTTTTGTCCACGCCGAGAGTACTCAGTTCCAAAAGCCGCAACTGACGTGAAGCCGCCGGACGTTATATGCAACCAAACCTCAGAACTCATGGAAAAACATTTATATTTTTTTGCAGTTTTATGCATAGCTTTTTTTAGCAATGCGCAAAATGTCCCTCCTCCAATTGATCCGAGTCATCCTGAACTTGACAGAGTAAAATTATTTGTTTTTGTGGGAGAAAAAATTGATGTCGAAAGGATTAAGACTGAAGAATACTCATTTGACAATCTATTCACAGTAAAATATAAAGTGATTAAAGAATTGTATGGTCATATTCAAAGTGATACATTAGAATTTCGTGTCGTGATCGCTATGGTGTTCCAATTTTTACGCAGTTCAAGAACGTATTGTTATATGTAAGTCAAAATAAAGATGGTAAGTGGTATCACCAAAAATATCAATATTCTGATGTATATGAGACAATCGATGGAAGGTGGGCAACGCCTGGTAAAGATTTCGAATATTGGCATGAGTACAATGAAAATCCACCCTTCCAACCAGAAAACATAATTTTCAAAGAACAAATTTGTATTGACATCAGCAATATTGATAACGAAGTAATTGAAACTCGCGTCAAACCATATTACGAAGTAGAAGGTAAAAAAGCATGTGCAAAAATGGGGAATTACGTGGAAGAACTTTTTGAACTTAAGAAAACTGGTGTACTTCACGCAAGAGGATTATTTTAGTGGCTGCATATAACAGCGGTTTCACGCAATTGCTGCTTCCTTTGTAAAATGAACTTCTTTTTTCCATAACTTCGTTCGGTCCAGCCGAGAGTACTCAGTTCCAAACGCCGCAACTGACGTGAAGCCGCCGGACGTTATATGCCATTTTAAATCACGAAACTGAAAAATGACGAAATTTAAATTATTGATATTAGTTCTTATTTCTACTGCCTGTTCAAAACAAGAATGTGATTTTCTAAATAAATTCGAAAACTCCGAAACTGGTAAAACTCTCTACACGAAACCTATTTCTGCAACCAACATTGATATATTAATGGCAACTAATGAAATTAATCCATCAAATTTTAACGCTGAGCATAAATATTTTTATGGTTTTAGAAAAAAACTTGACAACGAACACTTTTTAATTTCATATTCAGATACATATAGCCCTCATTATAGGTTTACCAATAAACTAGTTGGATGGGAAGATATATTCTATTGCATATACAATACGGAACAGAAACAAGTCGTTTCGAAATTAAAGGTTAGTTCATCTGATCCAGTTTTGTCTTATTTTAAGAAGATTGGAAATCGTTACATTATTAAATCTTCTTTCTTTAAATTTATTCCGAAAGAATCAGAATGTAATAATATCGTGATCCAGAGAGACAGTACAAGTATTGAATATAAAATTCAAAATAATAAGTTTGTAGAAATAGTCGAATAAAAAACGGCATATAACAGCGGTTTCACGCAATTGCTACTTTTCGTGTAAAATGAACTTCTTTTTTCCATAACTTCGTTCTGTCCACGCCGAGAATACTCAGTTCCAAATGCCGCAACTGACGTGAAGCCGCCGGACGTTACAGGAAATGGCAGCGCAGCGCGTATAAATAACCTAACAGAGTTAGAAATGTAGGGTCTAATGAAAAATAAAATTCCCACTATTACTGAATTAAGAATAGTTCCAAGTATGTCTGTTAATAGAGATTCGACGCTAACTAAATGGCTCGTAAAAGACAGGCAACTCGTTTATAAAGATCAAACTATAGCAATTTTTGAAAGCGTAGGTTGGGAACTTGAATATCAATCCGAATCTGATGGAATTATAATACAAACAATTTTAGAGGGTGAACAGATTTTATCTGGAACGATTTTTTGTGTTATTAAGTCCTATAGATCAAATAGCCACATCCTGTAACAGCGGTTTCACGCAATTGCTGCTTTCCTTGTAA
The nucleotide sequence above comes from Flavobacterium magnum. Encoded proteins:
- a CDS encoding DNA-processing protein DprA, which encodes MRNSTKITGIIALANLKGIGPAFVKKAISNNCFNSSNYVEEIKRIIEPNNKFFEDDIIFESVEYAKEIIFKCQQENIEIIDLTSEDYPPILKELKDAPSILYCKGNLELLYQNTICIIGTREPNENGEKIAERIGSYFSQVNWNICNGLAQGIDSFAIQKNNNFHQKIIGVLAGGLNYNSKKTLLKRTAENAERTLESGGLLISEIPPDKKEDTFTVVKSCRIQAGLSKGLVIIQSSIDGGSRFTTKAFCETARPIAIINPIQADYTNLNYNANIEIIENKKKGLSKFTEIKEDKILTSTIFTIKSRDDYQEFENILNSEKQIIKHTTLFS